In Balaenoptera ricei isolate mBalRic1 chromosome 7, mBalRic1.hap2, whole genome shotgun sequence, a single window of DNA contains:
- the LOC132368381 gene encoding LOW QUALITY PROTEIN: lysocardiolipin acyltransferase 1-like (The sequence of the model RefSeq protein was modified relative to this genomic sequence to represent the inferred CDS: inserted 1 base in 1 codon; deleted 2 bases in 1 codon; substituted 1 base at 1 genomic stop codon): MTSQPLRVLKDQLTRRQTRPSSHNRDPFTPGLLQTRMPGQSAPNGNVMVILTWYCNEEKARILDQARTVADELRWMGADLAPAEEAIPSAKLNWDPNTNAGRKQLLGITGVCQIWIPIYGNLARPLYEKLKGKEGPLDWDKTCKVAFNTLKEAVTIAPALSLLNLEKPFRLYVSERVGTALGMLGQMVGPVLQPVAYLLKQLDKVAKGWPACLWAVAVTALMVKEASKWTLGQPTTVHTPHQVQAVLETKGDRGMAGGMGKHFWRGIYFILTLFWGSIFGSIFMSGPFSPLMFVNPSWCHWINNCLVATRLTLPVALLETMFGVKVIITGEAFVPGERTVIMNHPTRMDXIFLWNCLMRHNYLRLEKICLKASLKSIPGFGWAMQAAAYIFTHRKWKDDKSHFEDMTDYFCDMHEPLQLLIFPEGTDLTENCTARSNEFAKKNGLQKYENVLHPRTTGFTFVVDXREGKNLDAVHDTTVAYPHIIPQTERQLLLKDFPKEIHFHVHRYPVDTLPKSKEDLQLWYHKWWEEKEERLHSFYWGEKTFYFMGQTVIPPCKSERRILLVKAPYTVLDPVQPCSVPAHLFVQSCSVLIGRCRFSALKTVLIKSFTILKESVEERSGTAIRNSLLKSCLG; this comes from the exons ATGACATCCCAACCACTCAGGGTACTCAAGGACCAGCTCACCCGCCGACAGACTAGACCCAGCAGCCACAACCGGGACCCTTTTACCCCTGGTCTCCTCCAGACTCGAATGCCTGGCCAGAGTGCTCCAAATGG GAATGTGATGGTCATTCTCACCTGGTATTGTAATGAAGAAAAAGCTAGAATCCTAGATCAGGCCAGAACAGTGGCTGATGAACTGCGGTGGATGGGTGCCGACCTGGCCCCTGCAGAAGAGGCAATCCCCTCTGCAAAGCTGAATTGGGACCCCAACACAAATGCAGGGAG AAAACAGCTTTTAGGGATAACTGGGGTTTGCCAGATCTGGATTCCCATTTATGGGAATCTGGCCCGACCCCTATATGAAAAACTAAAAGGGAAAGAAGGGCCACTTGACTGGGATAAGACCTGTAAGGTGGCCTTTAATACTCTGAAAGAGGCCGTCACTATAGCCCCAGCTTTAAGCCTCCTAAACCTAGAAAAGCCTTTTAGGTTGTATGTCTCTGAACGGGTGGGAACCGCTTTGGGGATGTTGGGACAAATGGTGGGGCCTGTATTACAGCCTGTGGCCTACCTCTTGAAACAACTAGACAAGGTGGCCAAAGGCTGGCCCGCTTGCCTCTGGGCAGTAGCAGTCACCGCTCTTATGGTTAAAGAGGCCTCTAAATGGACCCTGGGTCAACCCACCACAGTGCACACGCCCCACCAGGTGCAAGCAGTCTTAGAGACTAAAGGGGATAGAGGAATggcgggagg GATGG GGAAGCATTTTTGGAGAGGGATTTACTTTATACTCACTCTATTTTGGGGAAGCATCTTTGGAAGCATTTTCATGTCAGGTCCCTTTTCACCTTTGATGTTTGTAAACCCATCTTGGTGTCACTGGATCAACAACTGCCTTGTGGCAACCCGGCTCACACTACCTGTGGCACTGCTGGAGACCATGTTTGGTGTAAAAGTGATTATAACAGGTGAAGCATTTGTTCCTGGAGAAAGAACTGTTATCATGAATCATCCAACAAGAATGGACTGAATATTTCTGTGGAATTGTCTGATGAGACATAACTACCTCAGATTAGAAAAAATTTGCCtcaaagccagtctcaaaagtaTTCCTGGATTTGGTTGGGCCATGCAGGCTGCTGCTTATATCTTCACTCACAGGAAATGGAAGGATGACAAGAGTCATTTTGAAGACATGACTGATTATTTTTGTGACATGCATGAACCACTTCAACTCCTCATATTCCCAGAAGGGACTGATCTCACAGAAAATTGCACGGCTCGAAGTAATGAATTTGCTAAAAAGAATGGacttcaaaaatatgaaaatgtcttACATCCAAGAACTACAGGCTTTACTTTTGTGGTAG TAAGAGAAGGTAAGAACCTAGACGCTGTCCATGACACCACGGTGGCATATCCTCATATCATTCCTCAGACAGAGAGGCAACTCCTCCTCAAGGACTTTCCCAAGGAAATCCACTTCCACGTCCACCGATACCCAGTGGACACCCTCCCCAAGTCCAAGGAGGACCTCCAGCTCTGGTACCACAAGTggtgggaggagaaagaagagaggctGCACTCCTTCTACTGGGGGGAGAAGACTTTTTACTTTATGGGACAGACTGTAATTCCACCTTGCAAGTCTGAGCGCAGGATTCTTCTGGTCAAA GCTCCCTATACTGTACTGGACCCTGTTCAGCCCTGCAGTGTGCCTGCTCATCTATTTGTACAGTCTTGTTCAGTC CTTATCGGCAGGTGTCGCTTTTCTGCATTAAAAACGGTGCTCATCAAgtcatttaccattttaaaggaAAGCGTAGAAGAACGTTCTGGTACTGCCATCAGAAACTCTCTTTTGAAGTCATGTCTTGGTTGA